From a single Arachis hypogaea cultivar Tifrunner chromosome 3, arahy.Tifrunner.gnm2.J5K5, whole genome shotgun sequence genomic region:
- the LOC112786175 gene encoding large ribosomal subunit protein uL11, protein MPPKFDPSQVVDVYVRVTGGEVGAASSLAPKIGPLGLSPKKIGEDIAKETAKDWKGLRVTVKLTVQNRQAKVSVVPSAAALVIKALKEPERDRKKTKNIKHNGNISLDDVIEIARVMRPRSMAKELSGTVKEILGTCVSVGCTVDGKDPKDLQEEITDGDVEVPQD, encoded by the coding sequence ATGCCGCCAAAGTTCGATCCATCTCAAGTCGTCGACGTCTACGTCCGCGTCACCGGAGGAGAAGTCGGCGCCGCCAGTTCCCTCGCCCCTAAGATCGGTCCCCTCGGTCTCTCTCCAAAGAAGATCGGAGAAGACATCGCTAAAGAAACCGCCAAGGATTGGAAGGGTCTCCGAGTGACCGTGAAGCTAACGGTTCAGAACCGTCAGGCGAAGGTGTCCGTCGTGCCGTCCGCCGCCGCGCTAGTCATCAAGGCACTCAAGGAGCCGGAGCGTGACCGGAAGAAGACGAAGAACATCAAGCATAACGGGAACATCTCGCTTGATGACGTCATCGAGATTGCTAGGGTTATGAGGCCGAGGTCGATGGCGAAGGAGCTCAGCGGCACTGTGAAGGAGATCTTGGGAACTTGCGTCTCCGTCGGGTGCACGGTGGACGGTAAGGACCCtaaggatttgcaggaggagatTACTGATGGTGATGTCGAAGTGCCTCAGGATTGA
- the LOC112786190 gene encoding basic transcription factor 3, which produces MNREKLMKMAGSVRTGGKGTMRRKKKAVHKTTTTDDKRLQSTLKRIGVNAIPAIEEVNIFKDDVVIQFLNPKVQASIAANTWVVSGAPQTKKLQDILPNIIHQLGPDNLENLKKLAEQFQKQAPEAGAASAAAQEENDDDVPELVPGETFESAAEEAKA; this is translated from the exons ATGAATCGGGAAAAATTGATGAAGATGGCCGGTTCAGTTAGAACCGGTGGAAAGGGCACAATGAGGAG AAAGAAGAAGGCTGTCCACAAGACAACCACCACAGACGACAAAAGGCTTCAGAGCACCCTCAAGAGAATAGGCGTTAACGCCATCCCCGCCATCGAGGAAGTTAACATCTTCAAGGATGATGTTGTTATCCAGTTTCTAAACCCCAAAG TTCAAGCATCCATTGCTGCTAATACTTGGGTTGTTAGTGGTGCCCCACAAACAAAGA AGTTGCAGGATATTCTCCCCAACATTATCCACCAATTAG GACCAGATAACTTGGAAAACCTAAAGAAGCTAGCGGAACAGTTTCAGAAGCAGGCTCCTGAGGCAGGTGCTGCTTCAGCCGCGGCACAAGAGGAGAATGATGACGACGTCCCAGAGCTTGTTCCCGGGGAGACTTTTGAGTCAGCTGCTGAGGAGGCCAAGGCTTAG
- the LOC112786199 gene encoding basic transcription factor 3, whose amino-acid sequence MNRERLMKMAGSVRTGGKGTMRRKKKAVHKTTTTDDKRLQSTLKRIGVNAIPAIEEVNIFKDDVVIQFLNPKVQASIAANTWVVSGAPQTKKLQDILPNIIHQLGPDNLENLKKLAEQFQKQAPEAGAASAAAQEENDDDVPELVPGETFESAAEEAKA is encoded by the exons ATGAATAGAGAAAGATTGATGAAGATGGCCGGTTCAGTTAGAACCGGGGGAAAGGGCACAATGAGGAG AAAGAAGAAGGCCGTCCACAAGACAACCACCACAGACGATAAAAGGCTTCAGAGCACCCTCAAGAGAATAGGCGTCAACGCCATCCCTGCCATCGAGGAAGTTAACATCTTCAAGGATGATGTTGTTATCCAGTTTCTAAACCCCAAAG TTCAAGCATCCATTGCTGCTAATACTTGGGTTGTTAGTGGTGCTCCACAAACAAAGA AGTTGCAGGATATACTCCCTAACATTATCCACCAATTAG GACCAGATAACTTGGAAAACCTAAAGAAGCTAGCGGAACAGTTTCAGAAGCAGGCTCCCGAGGCAGGTGCTGCTTCAGCCGCGGCGCAAGAGGAGAACGATGACGATGTCCCAGAGCTTGTTCCTGGGGAGACTTTTGAGTCAGCTGCTGAGGAGGCCAAGGCTTAG
- the LOC112786182 gene encoding vacuolar fusion protein MON1 homolog encodes MDYSISSASDHDVHTPPHQDSSNPETSANGGTITVQLFVEEGEVEPGEVRVTIEPGSDAAAASSSGRRTGLEVEPEAPSSPSSSGYVGERGSSSSSSDTSGSPIIPIAREIEEEMSREVDDITLHGFSDAQTTWIPGKRHVDEDDASISWRKRKKHFFVLSHSGKPIYSRYGDEYKLAGFSATLQAIISFVESRGDSVKWVRAGKHQVVFLVKGPIYLVSISCTEEPYESLRGQLELIYGQILVILTKSVNRCFEKNPKFDMTPLLGGTDIVFSSLIHSFSWNPATFLHAYTCLPLAYATRQAAGAILQDIADSGVLFAILMCRHKVISLVGAQKASLHPDDMLLLANFVMSSESFRTSESFSPVCLPRYNPSAFLYAYIHYFDADTYLMLLTTSSDAFYHLKDCRVRVELVLLKSNVLSEVQRSLLDGGMHVGDLPPIAQSGSSQLGPHRLPSDSPERFLEPNSAIDCPAGLWHFIYFSIYLDQYVSSEFPPSIKTPQQQKRLYRAYQKLFASMHDNGIGLHKTQFRRDENYVLLCWVTQDFELYAAFDPLADKASAIKTCNRVVQWIKDVENEFFLLGASPFSW; translated from the exons ATGGACTACTCAATCTCTTCCGCCTCCGACCACGACGTCCATACTCCGCCGCATCAGGATTCTTCCAACCCTGAAACCTCCGCAAACGGCGGAACCATTACTGTTCAGCTGTTCGTGGAGGAAGGTGAGGTTGAACCGGGAGAGGTCCGAGTCACTATCGAACCCGGTTCAGACGCTGCTGCTGCGTCTTCCTCGGGGAGGAGGACCGGTTTGGAGGTCGAACCGGAAGCTCCATCGAGCCCTAGCAGCAGCGGTTACGTCGGCGAGAGAggaagcagcagcagcagcagcgacACCAGCGGTTCGCCAATTATACCGATCGCGCGCGAAATTGAAGAGGAGATGAGTAGGGAAGTTGATGATATCACACTCCATGGATTCTCCGACGCCCAAACGACGTGGATTCCTGGAAAACGACATGTCGATGAG GATGATGCTTCCATTTCttggagaaaaaggaagaagcatTTCTTTGTTCTCAGTCATTCTGGCAAGCCAATATACTCTAG GTATGGAGATGAGTATAAGCTTGCAGGATTTTCAGCGACTTTGCAGGCAATCATTTCCTTTGTGGAGAGCAG gGGTGATTCTGTGAAATGGGTGAGGGCTGGAAAGCATCAG GTTGTTTTTCTTGTGAAAGGGCCAATTTATTTGGTCAGCATCAGCTGTACAGAAGAACCTTATGAGTCATTAAGGGGGCAGTTGGAGCTAATTTATGGTCAG ATACTTGTTATACTAACAAAATCAGTAAACAGATGTTTCGAGAAGAACCCAAAGTTTGATATGACACCCTTGCTCGGTGGAACAGACATTGTCTTTTCCTCTCTAATCCATTCCTTCAGTTG GAATCCTGCTACATTTCTTCATGCCTATACTTGTCTTCCTCTAGCATATGCAACAAGGCAAGCTGCAGGTGCTATCTTGCAAGACATTGCCGATTCAGGTGTTTTGTTTGCAATTCTGATGTGCCGGCACAAG GTAATCAGTCTTGTTGGTGCTCAGAAAGCTTCCCTTCATCCAGATGATATGCTGCTGCTAGCCAACTTTGTTATGTCATCAGAATCCTTTAG GACATCAGAGTCATTTTCTCCAGTTTGCCTTCCAAGATATAATCCATCAGCATTTTTGTATgcttatatccattattttgat GCTGACACATACTTGATGCTGCTAACCACTAGTTCAGATGCATTTTATCATCTTAAAGATTGCAG GGTTCGTGTTGAATTGGTCCTTTTGAAGTCAAATGTTCTTAGTGAAGTTCAGAGATCTTTGCTGGATGGGGGAATGCATGTTGGGGATCTTCCACCCATAGCTCAGTCTGGTTCATCTCAATTGGGCCCGCACAGGCTTCCATCTGATTCTCCTGAAAGATTCCTGGAACCTAATTCCGCCATTGACTGTCCTGCAGGGTTGTGGCATTTTATATACTTCAGTATATATCTGGATCAATATGTCTCTTCAGAGTTTCCACCATCCATTAAAACACCTCAGCAGCAAAAAAG ACTCTATAGAGCTTACCAGAAACTTTTTGCATCGATGCATGATAATGGTATTGGACTGCACAAAACTCAATTTCGGAGAGATGAAAACTACG TTCTTCTCTGTTGGGTGACACAAGATTTTGAGCTGTATGCTGCCTTTGATCCCCTTGCGGACAAG GCATCGGCAATAAAGACATGCAACCGTGTTGTTCAATGGATAAAAGACGtggaaaatgaattttttttgctAGGAGCGAGCCCCTTTTCATGGTGA